CGAGGTGGAGGCGGTGCTGTCCCGGCTGCCGGGCAATCTCACGGCCACGCTGCACGTCTCCGAGGAGGAGGCCGGGGGCCCCGCCGCGGAACTGCTCGCCTCGCTCACCGCCCTGGCGGGCCGCGTCCTCGTCGACGGCTGGCCGACCGGCGTCGCCGTCGCCCCCGCGCAGCACCACGGCGGCCCCTACCCGGCCACCACGTCCACCTCGACCTCGGTCGGCGTCACCGCGATCGAGCGCTGGCTGCGGCCCGTCACCTACCAGTCGGCGCCGTCCGCCCTGCTCCCGCCCGAGCTGCGCGACGACAACCCGCTGGGGCTGCCGCGACGGGTAGACGGGTATCCGGAGGCCCTGCGAGGCTGACCGGGTGGCCGACGAGACGGACCCGCCCGAACTCCCTTCCCTCTGTCACCGACCCGCCCGGCCGGACGGCCTCCGCGACGGCTCCCCACCACCCCGCCGGTCCACCGGTCCCGGTCCGGGCCCCGTCACGGCCTTCCGCGGGCCGGCCGACCGGTCCTCGTCACGGCGCGGGGGCACGCGCCGGCCGCTCCGCCCGTCCCGCGTCCCCGCGGCGGACGGGCGCGACCGCCGCGCGGTCGGAGACTCAACGCACGCCCGGCGTGCGCGTTGGTGTGCCGCGCGGCCGGAGGACGGACGCCCGGCCCCGGCGGCCCGTGCGGGGGAACGCCGGGGGCCGACGCTCCGGCCCCGGGAACGAAGCGCCCTCCGCCTTGCGTCGACCGCCTCGCCGCCGGGCTGACCGCCGGCCGCGGGACGGATCACCCGGTGCGCCCGGACGCGCCGTAGGGTACGGACACATGGACACCCTGGGAGGCGCCGAGTTCGCGCCCACGTCGACCTATCTGAACACCTCGAGCTGCGGTCTGTGGCCGAGGCGCTCGGTGGAGGCCGTCGGAATGCTCGCTCAGGAGATCGCCGACGGCCGCCCGGAGGGCTCGGGGAGCACCGGTGCCGTCGAGGCGGCCCGGGCCTCCTTCGCACGGCTGACGGGCGTGTCCGCGGACCGCGTGGCACTGGGCGGCTCCGTCGCCGTCCATGTGGGGCTGATCGCGGCATCCCTCCCCGCCGGATCCGAAGTCCTCGTCCCCGAGGGCGAGTTCAGCTCCATGGTCACCCCGTTCACCACCCGGGACCTGAAAGTGCGGTACGCCCCGCTCGACTCGCTCGCCGAGGCGGTGGCGTCCGGCACCGCGCTGGTGGCCCTCTCCGCGGTGCAGTCCGCCGACGGCCGGATCGCGGACCTGCCCGCGGTGCGGGCCGCGGCGGCCGCGCACGGGGCGCGCGTCCTGCTGGACGCCAGCCAGGCAGCCGGCTGGCTGCCGCTGGACGCCGGCCGGTACGACTACACGGTCACGGGCGGTTTCAAGTACCTGATGTGCCCGCGCGGCGCCTCCTTCCTCACCGTCACCGAGGAGGCCCAGGAGTCACTGGTCCCGGTGCACGCGGGGCTGTTCGCGGCCGAGGACCCGGAGGGCAGCACGTACGGGCCCGTCGAGCGGTTCGCCCGTTCCGCCCGGCGCTACGACGAGCCGCCCTCGTACCTCGCCTACCACGCGGCCGCGCGGTCACTGCCCCTGCTTGAGGAGATCGGCATCGCGGCGGTCCACGCCCACAACACCGCGCTCGCGGCCCGGTTCCGGGAAGGACTGAGGGAGCTCGGGCACGAGCCCGTACCCGGCGACTCGGGCATCGTCGCCGTGCCCGGACTCGGCGAGCGCCGGCCCCTGCTGGCCCGCGCCGGGATCGTCGTGTCGGCCCGCGCCGGCAATCTGCGGGCCTCCTTCCACCTCTACAACTCGGCGGCGGACGTCGACCGGGCGCTCGACGTGCTCTCGGGCTGAGACGAGGGTGCCGACGGCCACGGCCGGGCCCGGCGCAACGGATGCGCCGGCGCACCCGGAGCGCTCCGACGGGTCCTGCGGCAGGGCGCACGTCGGCCCGGTCCCGGGGCGGTCCGGCGTGCTTCCGGGCCGGGATGTCGGCGCCGCCGCGCGGTGGCGGCACGCCGCCGCGGCCTCCGCGCACGGATCGCCCTCGCCCTCGGCCGGCAGCCGGCCCGGTTCGGTGCGCTCGACCTGAGGGGACTGCGTGGCCGACCTCGTCTCCTACGGCGCGCTGTTCCCCGCCGACCCCGACCCCGACCCCGACCCGGCGGCCCGGGCTGAGGGCGGACGGCCGTTCAACACCCCCGACGCCGCCACCTTCTCCGGCGGCGGGGACAAGGGCCGCACCGGCTTTCCCGGCTCTGGCCGGCTGAGCGCGGCCCGGGACGGTCATCGACCGGCTCGCGAAGGAGGGCGACCCGGAGGCGATCGCCTTCCCGCGCGGGCCGACCGGTCCCCGCGACCCCGGGCACGGGAAGGGGCCGGCCGCATGAGCGGCCGGCCCCCTGCCCGCACCTCACGGTGGCCGCACCGGGGTGCGGCCACCGCGCTCCGACGCCGTGCTCCGGAGCGTCCCCCGGAACCGGCCCCGAGCTCACCTCACCGGTGTGAAGTCCCGCGCCCCGATGAAGTCCGGGCGCGGCACCGGTGCCGCGAACGGCTCCCGCGCGGCGTTCTCCACGCTGTTGAACACGATGAAGACGTTGCTGCGCGCGTACGGGGTGATGTTGTCCCCGGAACCGTGCATCGCGTTGCAGTCGAACCAGGTCGCCGAACCGGCCTTGCCGGTGAACAGCCGGATGCCGTGCCGGTCGGCGAACGCGGTCAGCGCCTCGTCCGACGGGGTCCCGGCGTCCTGCATCTGCAGCGACTTCTTGTAGTTGTCCTTGGGCGTCTCACCGGCGCAGCCGAGGAAGGTCTTGTGCGAGCCGGGCATGATCATCAGCCCGCCGTTGGTGTCGTGGTTCTCGGTGAGGGCGATCGACACCGACACGGTCCGCATGTGCGGCAGCCCGTCCTCGGCGTGCCAGGTCTCGAAGTCCGAGTGCCAGTAGAAGCCCGAGGCCCCGAAGCCCGGCTTGACGTTGATCCGCGACTGGTGGACGTAGACGTCCGAGCCGAGGATCTGCCGCGCCCGGCCCACGACGCGCTCGTCGCGGACCAGGGCCCCGAAGATCTCACTGATCTTGTGGACCTCGAAGACCGAACGGACCGACTGCGACTTCGGCTCGACGATCGAGCGCTCGTCGGCGCGGATCAGCGGGTCGTTGACCAGCCGGTCCAGCTCGGCGCGGTAGACGTCCACCTCGGCCGGGGTGATCAGCTCCGGCATCGCGAGGAAGCCGTCGTGTTCGTACCCCTGGAGATCGGCCGCGGAGATCGGGCCCGGCGCTCCGGGCGCCGACCACACGACCGGGTCCTGGCGGGGGACGGCCGTCTCCGTGGCGCCGCGGGTCGGGTAGAGATCGGTGATCGCGGTGGTCATGGTCAGCCCTCCTCGGTGTGCTGGGGGTCCCCCCAGGCCTCGGGCTCTGGGGGAGGATAGGCGCCGTTCTCGTCGTGGTCCTCCCGCCCGGTGACGGGCGGGTTGAAGACGCAGACGCAGCGGAAGTCCGTCTTGGGACGCAGCGTGTGGCGCTCGTGGCCGTCCAGCAGGTACATCGTGCCGGGCTCGATCCAGTGCGCCTCACCGGTCTCGTCGTTGGTCAGCTCCGCCTCGCCCTCCACGCAGAGCACGGCCTCGACGTGGTTCGCGTACCACATCGACGTCTCCGTACCCGCGTACAGCACGGTCTCGTGGAAGGAGAAGCCGACCTTCTCCTTGGCGAGCACGATGCGCTTGCTCTCCCAGGTGCCGGACTTCGACTTGACGTGCCGGTCGGTGTTCTCGATGTCCTTGAGCGATCGGACGATCACGGTGTGTTCAGAACCTTTCTTTTCCTCGCCGTACGGGTGGGCCGCCGCGGGGGCGGCGTCAGGCGGTCTCGCGGACGGCTCGGGCCAGCGTGCGCAGGCCCTCGTCCAGCTCCTCGGGCGTCACGGTGAGCGGCGGCAGCAGCTTCACCACCTCGCTCTCCGGCCCCGAGGTCTCGAGCAGCAGACCGAGGTCGAACGCCCGGGCGCAGACCGCCGAAGCACGGCTCTTGTCGGTGAACTCCAGGCCCCAGACCAGACCGCGGCCGCGGTAGTGGGCGCCGAGGGCGGAGTTCTCGTCGCAGATGCCCAGGAGGGCCTGCTCGGCCTGCTCGCCGCGGGCGATGGTCTGCTTCTCCATCTGCCCGTCGGCCCAGTACGTGTCCAGCGCGGCGGCCGCCGTGACGAAGGCCGGGTTGTTGCCGCGGAACGTGCCGTTGTGCTCGCCCGGCTCCCAGAGGTCCAGCTCCGGGTTGAACAGGCAGAGCGACATGGGCAGGCCGTAGCCGCTGATGGAC
The genomic region above belongs to Streptomyces marianii and contains:
- a CDS encoding aminotransferase class V-fold PLP-dependent enzyme, with the protein product MDTLGGAEFAPTSTYLNTSSCGLWPRRSVEAVGMLAQEIADGRPEGSGSTGAVEAARASFARLTGVSADRVALGGSVAVHVGLIAASLPAGSEVLVPEGEFSSMVTPFTTRDLKVRYAPLDSLAEAVASGTALVALSAVQSADGRIADLPAVRAAAAAHGARVLLDASQAAGWLPLDAGRYDYTVTGGFKYLMCPRGASFLTVTEEAQESLVPVHAGLFAAEDPEGSTYGPVERFARSARRYDEPPSYLAYHAAARSLPLLEEIGIAAVHAHNTALAARFREGLRELGHEPVPGDSGIVAVPGLGERRPLLARAGIVVSARAGNLRASFHLYNSAADVDRALDVLSG
- the thpD gene encoding ectoine hydroxylase is translated as MTTAITDLYPTRGATETAVPRQDPVVWSAPGAPGPISAADLQGYEHDGFLAMPELITPAEVDVYRAELDRLVNDPLIRADERSIVEPKSQSVRSVFEVHKISEIFGALVRDERVVGRARQILGSDVYVHQSRINVKPGFGASGFYWHSDFETWHAEDGLPHMRTVSVSIALTENHDTNGGLMIMPGSHKTFLGCAGETPKDNYKKSLQMQDAGTPSDEALTAFADRHGIRLFTGKAGSATWFDCNAMHGSGDNITPYARSNVFIVFNSVENAAREPFAAPVPRPDFIGARDFTPVR
- a CDS encoding ectoine synthase; protein product: MIVRSLKDIENTDRHVKSKSGTWESKRIVLAKEKVGFSFHETVLYAGTETSMWYANHVEAVLCVEGEAELTNDETGEAHWIEPGTMYLLDGHERHTLRPKTDFRCVCVFNPPVTGREDHDENGAYPPPEPEAWGDPQHTEEG